In Ostrea edulis chromosome 10, xbOstEdul1.1, whole genome shotgun sequence, one genomic interval encodes:
- the LOC125665629 gene encoding ceramide synthase 5-like isoform X3, giving the protein MALSSAYDIFWSEWFWLPENVTWKDLENKDGGLYYPQAVHLFIPLVLAVIVFAVRKSFESLIARPIGLYFGIKDGKPKIAPQISALDNSYKIKKFPTEETIKALEKQTDMTERQIQRWFRMKRNQERPSQMKRFTEASWRFFFYFSIFVYGVAVLWDKPWFSDSIQCWVGYPKHHLSTGVFWYYMIEISFYWSLMFSQFMDVKRKDFWEMFAHHCATILLLAFSWCGNFVRVGTLVLCIHDAVDYWLEAAKMAKYIKFQRLCDVLFAVFGVVWFITRLVLYPTKVMWSTYFECIQIVGPFPSLYYFNGILVILLILHAYWFSLIVTVAYTVLSKQGEGQVCKRN; this is encoded by the exons ATGGCGTTGAGCAGTGCGTATGACATTTTTTGGAGTGAATGGTTTTGGTTACCAGAGAATGTAACGTGGAAAGATTTAGAAAACAAAGACGGTGGTTTATATTATCCTCAGGCAGTACATCTTTTCATCCCACTTGTTCTTGCAGTAATTGTATTTGCAGTCCGTAAATCTTTTGAAAG CTTAATAGCTAGACCAATAGGATTATATTTTGGTATTAAGGATGGCAAACCAAAGATCGCCCCACAAATTAGTGCCTTGGATAATTCTTACAAAATCAAGAAATTTCCAACAGAAGAAACAATTAAG GCATTGGAAAAACAAACAGATATGACAGAGCGTCAGATACAGAGATGGTTTCGAATGAAACGAAATCAAGAACGTCCAAGTCAAATGAAGCGCTTCACAGAGGCCTC atgGCGATTCTTCTTCTATTTTAGTATTTTTGTATATGGTGTAGCAGTTTTATGGGAT AAACCCTGGTTTTCAGATTCTATTCAGTGCTGGGTTGGGTATCCTAAACAT CACTTATCCACTGGTGTATTCTGGTATTACATGATTGAGATATCCTTTTACTGGTCGCTAATGTTTTCACAATTCATGGATGTAAAGAGAAAG GATTTCTGGGAAATGTTTGCACATCACTGTGCGACGATATTACTGTTGGCCTTTTCTTGGTGCGGAAATTTTGTCCGGGTTGGAACACTAGTGTTGTGTATACATGATGCTGTAGACTATTGGTTGGAG GCAGCTAAGATGGCCAAGTACATCAAATTCCAGCGACTCTGTGATGTACTGTTTGCTGTGTTTGGAGTTGTCTGGTTCATAACGAGACTAGTTCTCTATCCGACAAA GGTCATGTGGTCCACCTATTTCGAATGCATACAGATCGTGGGGCCTTTCCCAAGCCTCTACTATTTTAACGGTATTTTGGTGATTCTTCTGATCCTGCATGCCTATTGGTTCTCACTAATTGTGACAGTCGCCTACACAGTGTTGTCCAAACAAGGCGAG gGACAGGTATGTAAAAGAAATTAA